A window of Amblyraja radiata isolate CabotCenter1 chromosome 25, sAmbRad1.1.pri, whole genome shotgun sequence contains these coding sequences:
- the ankrd13a gene encoding ankyrin repeat domain-containing protein 13A produces MDDEARMCTLEDIRNKYRLHLLVWHNRYREVEKELKQHDVETVDPRGRTPLHLAVSLGHLECVEVLLQNNASVVKENAKGWTVLQEAVSTGDPELLQKIIQHRDYIRINSHLNGVPELLNMIQKTSDFYVEMKWEFTSWIPLVSKMCPSDVYRIWKSGANLRVDTTLLNFENMRWERGHRSYIFKGKADRAEFIEMDHDNQVVDLEHFELLQEQQGLTLSSVRPTSDQVASRLTTPIVSTYLDTKNISFERNKSGFWGWRTDKTDVVQEYEAKVFTVNNVNVVTRSRSEHLTEDEKAKYKDDKNPLESLLGKVEEHISPQNGHLITETATINNPTSITPEEYFDPEFDLGDRDIGRPMELCIKLRKFKATLWLCEDYPLSFADQVIPIIDLMARSNTHFAKLKDFITLQLPPGFPVKIEIPLFYVLNARITFGNVNACNSLEAATPQTNQGSESNLTVPISITDSSFEVDPSVFAIPENYHVRGGRRNVASRVDADENDQLIQLAIQQSLLDSHSDGNEGAWEMVPSRNLLSEQNLNQESERAISESIIAGSPSSQYISQFSTYNTQLQYAMELSAKDLEEQEKRQREEETMMKDILELSLQEQ; encoded by the exons aTGGATGATGAGGCTAGGATGTGTACATTGGAAGACATCAGGAACAAATACAGGCTCCATCTGCTCGTTTGGCACAACCGGTACAGAGAGGTCGAGAAGGAACTGAAGCAG CATGACGTTGAAACAGTTGATCCACGGGGCCGGACACCATTGCACCTCGCCGTCTCTCTTGGACACTTGGAATGTGTGGAAGTGCTGCTTCAAAACAATGCTTCTGTCGTCAAGGAGAATGCCAAGGGATGGACAG TTCTACAGGAGGCAGTCAGCACAGGAGATCCTGAGTTGCTGCAGAAAATTATTCAGCATCGGGACTATATCAGAATAAACTCTCATCTAAATGGAGTTCCAGAACTACTCAACATGATACAAAAG ACTTCTGATTTCTATGTGGAGATGAAGTGGGAGTTTACCAGCTGGA ttcCCCTGGTGTCCAAGATGTGCCCAAGTGATGTCTACCGTATATGGAAGAGTGGTGCCAACCTACGGGTAGATACCACCTTGCTGAACTTTGAGAATATGAGATGGGAAAGGGGACATCGCAGCTATATTTTTAAGGGAAAAG CTGACAGGGCAGAGTTTATAGAGATGGACCATGATAACCAAGTCGTAGACCTGGAACACTTTGAGCTCTTGCAAGAACAACAAGGTCTCACACTGTCGTCTGTAAGACCCACGTCGGATCAAGTTGCAAGTCGCCTTACTACCCCCATTGTTTCTACGTACCTTGATACAAAAAACATATCATTTGAAAG GAATAAGTCTGGATTTTGGGGCTGGCGGACGGACAAGACTGATGTAGTGCAAGAGTATGAAGCGAAG GTATTCACTGTGAACAATGTCAATGTGGTAACAAGGAGTAGATCAGAACATCTCACTGAAGATGAAAAGGCCAAATATAAAG ATGATAAAAACCCACTTGAATCTCTACTGGGAAAAGTAGAGGAGCACATCAGCCCACAGAATGGA CACCTTATCACAGAAACTGCAACCATCAATAACCCCACGTCAATCACGCCAGAAGAATATTTCGACCCAGAGTTTGACCTTGGAGACCGGGACATCGGTCGCCCCATGGAGCTCTGCATCAAGTTACGCAA ATTTAAAGCCACGTTGTGGCTCTGCGAAGATTACCCACTGTCTTTTGCAGACCAGGTGATTCCAATCATCGATCTTATGGCAAGGAGCAACACGCACTTTGCAAAACTCAAGGACTTCATAACTTTGCAGTTGCCACCAGGATTTCCTGTCAAAATAG AAATTCCGCTCTTCTATGTACTGAATGCACGAATTACATTTGGAAATGTGAACGCATGCAACAGCCTCGAGGCCGCAACTCCTCAGACCAACCAGGGATCAGAGAGCAACTTAACAGTGCCAATATCTATCACAG ACTCCAGCTTTGAAGTGGACCCATCCGTTTTTGCCATTCCTGAAAATTACCACGTCCGTGGAGGCCGACGGAACGTGGCGAGTCGAGTGGATGCGGATGAGAATGACCAACTGATCCAACTTGCAATCCAGCAGAGTCTGCTGGACTCTCATTCCGACGGCAATGAA GGTGCATGGGAAATGGTTCCCAGCAGGAATTTGTTGTCAGAACAGAACTTGAACCAAGAGAGTGAGAG GGCGATCAGCGAGAGCATTATAGCTGGCTCTCCCAGCTCTCAATACATAAGCCAGTTCTCCACCTACAACACGCAGTTGCAGTACGCCATGGAGCTTTCTGCCAAAGATCTTGAGGAGCAAGAGAAAAGACAGAGGGAAGAAGAAACAATGATGAAGGATATTTTGGAGCTCTCTCTCCAGGAGCAGTAA